DNA from Thermodesulfovibrionales bacterium:
GTAACGAGGCTGCCGCGATGATGGGCAACAGTAACGGTTTGATGAGCAGGTTAAAGACTATAGGAGACGAGACCTATGAACGGGTCTGGCAGATGCCCCTCTACGAGGAGTATCTCGACTATATAAAGAGCGACCCTGCGGATCTCAAGAATAGCGGGGGGAAGACAGGGTCTCTCGTTACTGCAGCGTATTTTCTCAAGGAGTTTGCGGGTGATACACCCTGGGTCCACCTCGATATCGCAGGGATCGCCTGGACCGACAAAGACAGACCGTACATCCCGAAAGGTGCCACCGGGATGGGGGTGCGACTCCTCTCGACGTTGTTAAAGGAGATGAAAGATGAAAATTTTTAAGATATCGGTATTCCTTGCTCTGTTCTTCATCCCTTCTCTTGCGTTCGCCTGGGGCCCGCTCACCCATATGTATCTGGGAAGCGAGGTCTTTTCGATCGCCTCTCTCTTGCCGGCCGGCGTCTATGCCCTCATCAGGAAGTACCGGCATGACTATCTCTACGGAAATCTCATGGCCGACATCATCATCGGCAAAAAGTTTCTTCCCGAGGATAAGAACCCCCATAGCTGGGAAATGGCGTTGAACCTCTTGGAGTCCGCCGAGACGGATCAGCAGAGGGCCTTTGTCCTCGGGTATATGAGTCATCTCGCGGCCGACACCGTTGCGCACGGGAAATTCATGGGGAAGAGGCGGAACCTGGGACATACCCTTGTGGAGATGCGAGCGGACAGCATTATCGACAGGAGGTACTGGTTTCAGGCGATGAGCATAGATAGGAAAGTCCAGTTGAGGAACGATCTCTTCCTCGAAAAATCTATTGATCGGGCCGTCTTCTCCTTTAAGACGAACAAGCGTATTTTCAGGGGTATGCTCTTGCTGTCATGCTTCAATCAGAAGAGGGTCGGCGACTTCATTCAGAGGAACTCCTACAATCCTACCATCCTCACAAAGAGGAATATTCAACGGCTTCACGAGAAATCCATCGACCGGATCATCGATATCCTCGCCAACGGTGAGAACTCGGAAGTACTGCAGAAAAATCCGATGGTGAGCAGGGTTCGGTGACCGTACAGTATCCTCTTCCTTGACCGTCTATGCGGGACATGTTGGGCAGGGAGAGTGCTGTCTCTGTTCCCGAGGCCCGGGAACGCATGACACGTCATGTCATCGCGGGCGAACCTCCTTCCGTCCTTACCACGCTTGATAAAGCCTACCAGAGAATTTTGTCTGAAGACGTGTTCTCTCCGGAAGACCTGCCTGGATTTTCCCGCTCCACCGTAGACGGCTTTGCCGTAACCTCTTCCGACACCTTTGGCGCTACGGAAGGATTGCCCGCTTACCTGAATGTCAGTCATGAAATCCTCATGGGAGAGGAACCCTCCTTCCGGCTTCTTAAGGGGACCGCTTCAAAAATCGCGACAGGGGGCATGCTCCCTCAGGGCGCCGACGCCGTTGTCATGCTGGAACACGCTCAGTATGCTGATGGAGGTCTGATCGAGGTCTTAAAGCCGGTAGCCCCCCGTGAGAATGTGATATCGGCCGGGGAGGACATGAAGAAGGGTGAAGTCCTTCTGAGGAAAGGTCACCAGCTCAGGTCTCAGGATATAGCCGCGCTTGCAGGGGTCGGCATCGAAGAGGTGAAGGTGTATGAAAAACCGAAGGTCTCGATTATTCTCACGGGTGACGAAATCGTTCCGCTGGGGCGTGCGGTGCGTCCGGGACAGGTCCGCGACATGAATTCATTCACACTTGCCGGCCTCATCAGGAAAAACGGCGGCATTCCTGTAAAGAAAGGTATCTGCAAAGATGTCTACGAAGAGATACGAAATGTCGTCCGGGAGTCCCTCGATGACTCCGACATGGTGCTCATCACCGGAGGGAGCTCCGTAGGCACAAAGGACATGACGGCAGAGATCATAGAAGGTCTCGGCTCACCCGGTGTATTGTTTCACGGAGTGACGCTGAAGCCGGGAAAACCAACGATCGGTGCCGTTGTTGACGGCACCCCCGTCTTCGGTCTTCCCGGTCATCCAGCTGCAGTGGCCGTCTGCTTCGAAGTTTTCATTCTGCCTGTGCTTCGCATGCTGACAGGCAGAGAGGAGAAGGAATATCAGGGACAGAAGAGAATCAGGGTCCGTCTCGCAAGGAATATCTCTTCGAGCGTCGGGAGAGAGGAACATGTCAGGATCGCCCTCGAGGAAAGGGACAATGAGTTATGGGCGGTGCCGGTCCTCGGGAAATCAGGCCTCATCAGAACCCTTGTGAAGGCCGATGGCACGATCGTCATCCCCGCACCGGTGAGAGGGCTGGAGGAAGGCGAAATGGTTGATGTCGTACTCTTTTGAAAGATCCTCGCGCCGAGAGATCTTCACTGCCATCTTTTCAAAGAGCCCTCGCCATGGTAAGTCCTCTTTTCAATCAATAGATCCGGCTTTGTCCCGTATCACCTTACTGCCCTGAG
Protein-coding regions in this window:
- a CDS encoding zinc dependent phospholipase C family protein; the protein is MKIFKISVFLALFFIPSLAFAWGPLTHMYLGSEVFSIASLLPAGVYALIRKYRHDYLYGNLMADIIIGKKFLPEDKNPHSWEMALNLLESAETDQQRAFVLGYMSHLAADTVAHGKFMGKRRNLGHTLVEMRADSIIDRRYWFQAMSIDRKVQLRNDLFLEKSIDRAVFSFKTNKRIFRGMLLLSCFNQKRVGDFIQRNSYNPTILTKRNIQRLHEKSIDRIIDILANGENSEVLQKNPMVSRVR
- the glp gene encoding gephyrin-like molybdotransferase Glp, yielding MLGRESAVSVPEARERMTRHVIAGEPPSVLTTLDKAYQRILSEDVFSPEDLPGFSRSTVDGFAVTSSDTFGATEGLPAYLNVSHEILMGEEPSFRLLKGTASKIATGGMLPQGADAVVMLEHAQYADGGLIEVLKPVAPRENVISAGEDMKKGEVLLRKGHQLRSQDIAALAGVGIEEVKVYEKPKVSIILTGDEIVPLGRAVRPGQVRDMNSFTLAGLIRKNGGIPVKKGICKDVYEEIRNVVRESLDDSDMVLITGGSSVGTKDMTAEIIEGLGSPGVLFHGVTLKPGKPTIGAVVDGTPVFGLPGHPAAVAVCFEVFILPVLRMLTGREEKEYQGQKRIRVRLARNISSSVGREEHVRIALEERDNELWAVPVLGKSGLIRTLVKADGTIVIPAPVRGLEEGEMVDVVLF